A genomic window from Brevibacillus agri includes:
- the gabT gene encoding 4-aminobutyrate--2-oxoglutarate transaminase, whose translation MSKQRKFVNVAAGVPGPKGSVLIEKRKQFVPKGIGNNTPVFVETASGALVTDVDGNTFIDLAGAIGTLNAGHCPQEVVDAVKEQLDKYIHPCFHVGMYEPYVALAEKLAEITPGSFEKKTMFANSGAEAVENAVKIARKYTGRPGIVSFSRGFHGRTLLGMSLTSKVKPYKFEMGPFAPATYKAQFPYPLNKPASMTEDEYAQFCVRQFEDFLLTEVAPEEVAAVIMEPIQGEGGFIVPPVAFVQGVFQICKKHNILFISDEIQTGFGRTGAMFASTHFGIEPDIITMSKSLAAGLPISAVTGRAEIMDAPNPGEIGGTYGGSPLGCVAALAVIEKMERENLSGRAKEIGKAIKTHFQALQAEFPVIAEIRGLGAMCAVEFIDPQTKQPAKELVAGLTKGCYESGVIVLSAGVHSNVLRFLSPLVITDEQLQEALDIMTDVLKSQYVTH comes from the coding sequence ATGTCCAAACAACGCAAATTCGTCAATGTAGCCGCTGGTGTACCTGGTCCGAAGGGGTCCGTCCTGATCGAGAAAAGAAAACAGTTTGTGCCAAAAGGCATCGGCAACAACACCCCGGTTTTTGTAGAGACAGCCTCCGGCGCGCTCGTGACAGACGTAGATGGCAACACGTTCATTGATCTGGCAGGCGCGATCGGCACTTTGAACGCAGGGCATTGTCCGCAGGAAGTAGTCGACGCGGTCAAAGAGCAACTGGACAAATACATCCATCCTTGCTTCCACGTAGGCATGTACGAGCCGTATGTGGCACTGGCGGAAAAGCTCGCCGAAATCACGCCAGGCAGCTTCGAAAAGAAAACGATGTTTGCCAACAGCGGAGCGGAAGCGGTGGAAAACGCCGTGAAAATCGCCCGCAAATACACCGGACGTCCCGGTATCGTATCGTTTAGCCGCGGCTTCCACGGACGCACACTGCTCGGCATGTCGCTGACCTCCAAAGTGAAGCCGTACAAATTCGAGATGGGGCCGTTCGCGCCAGCTACCTACAAGGCGCAATTCCCTTATCCGCTGAACAAGCCTGCTTCCATGACAGAGGATGAGTACGCGCAATTTTGCGTGCGCCAATTCGAAGACTTCCTCCTGACAGAAGTCGCGCCGGAAGAAGTCGCGGCTGTCATCATGGAGCCGATCCAGGGCGAAGGCGGCTTCATCGTGCCGCCAGTAGCATTCGTACAAGGCGTCTTCCAAATTTGCAAAAAGCACAATATCTTGTTCATTTCCGATGAAATTCAAACAGGCTTCGGCCGGACCGGAGCGATGTTCGCTTCGACTCACTTCGGAATCGAGCCTGATATCATTACGATGTCGAAGTCGCTTGCGGCTGGCTTGCCAATCTCTGCTGTGACAGGTCGCGCAGAGATCATGGACGCGCCAAATCCGGGGGAAATCGGCGGCACTTACGGCGGCAGCCCGCTCGGTTGCGTAGCGGCGCTCGCTGTGATCGAAAAAATGGAGCGCGAAAATTTGTCCGGGCGCGCAAAAGAGATCGGCAAGGCGATCAAGACGCATTTCCAGGCGCTGCAAGCCGAGTTCCCTGTGATTGCGGAAATTCGCGGACTGGGGGCAATGTGCGCGGTAGAGTTTATCGACCCGCAAACGAAGCAGCCTGCCAAAGAGCTTGTGGCGGGCCTGACCAAAGGCTGCTACGAGTCCGGCGTCATCGTGCTTTCCGCAGGTGTGCACAGCAACGTGCTGCGTTTCCTGTCTCCGCTGGTGATTACCGACGAGCAACTGCAAGAAGCGCTGGACATCATGACCGATGTGCTGAAAAGCCAATACGTGACCCACTAA
- a CDS encoding divergent PAP2 family protein — MFYAIAPFIGWLVSGVTKFLINYLRFGPEAKKMVGNGGFPSTHTTVMVTTVFLIGLQEGFTHPVFGLGVAVTFIVIIDATGLRRAVGKHAAALNKLAKKHPGSLLPTPLRESMGHTRWEIAGGLVLGIMLATLLHLLAGAFPVL, encoded by the coding sequence ATGTTTTATGCGATCGCGCCATTTATTGGCTGGCTTGTGTCCGGAGTAACCAAATTTTTGATAAATTACCTTCGCTTTGGACCAGAAGCGAAAAAGATGGTCGGAAACGGCGGCTTTCCCAGCACGCACACGACCGTCATGGTCACCACCGTGTTTTTGATCGGCTTGCAGGAGGGCTTCACTCATCCTGTTTTCGGTCTGGGCGTGGCGGTGACGTTTATTGTCATCATTGACGCAACCGGGCTGCGCCGAGCCGTAGGCAAGCATGCCGCCGCACTCAACAAGCTGGCAAAGAAGCACCCTGGCAGCCTGTTGCCCACGCCGCTGCGCGAGAGCATGGGCCATACCAGATGGGAAATTGCCGGAGGGCTGGTGCTGGGGATCATGCTCGCCACGCTCCTGCACCTGTTGGCTGGCGCCTTCCCAGTCCTTTAG
- a CDS encoding arylamine N-acetyltransferase family protein: MSELNALFRKRIGISEHEAITFDKLDTVLEKAALSIPFENLRVIEGKTTAITKENVASKILLHREGGLCYELNSLLYFFLIENGFDAVLTRGVVYRPAEQQYLEIGKTHLTILLAHAGQTYLVDTGFGGNLPLKPVPLSGEVVSSANGEFRVRKENSEHGDHVLEMKLKHKDTDWRIGYAFDANKPIAGLSECDEIQAIIVSHEQSPFNKNPLLTKLTASGNITLTNTSFTQWADGVVTKESIDSARFKELAKQHFAWRDWDSYE; the protein is encoded by the coding sequence ATGAGCGAGCTGAATGCGTTGTTTCGAAAAAGAATCGGCATTTCCGAACACGAAGCGATTACGTTTGACAAGCTGGACACCGTACTGGAAAAGGCAGCGCTGAGCATCCCGTTTGAAAACTTGCGCGTGATCGAGGGGAAGACGACAGCGATCACGAAGGAAAACGTTGCAAGCAAAATTTTGCTCCATCGCGAAGGCGGGCTGTGCTACGAGCTGAACTCCCTGCTCTACTTTTTCCTGATCGAAAACGGCTTTGACGCCGTGCTGACCCGAGGTGTCGTCTACAGGCCAGCGGAGCAGCAGTATTTGGAGATCGGAAAAACGCACCTGACGATTTTGCTTGCGCACGCGGGGCAGACGTACCTGGTGGATACCGGGTTTGGCGGCAACCTGCCGTTGAAGCCCGTTCCGCTCAGCGGCGAGGTGGTAAGCTCAGCCAACGGCGAGTTTCGGGTACGCAAGGAAAACAGCGAACACGGCGATCATGTGCTTGAAATGAAATTGAAGCACAAGGATACCGACTGGCGCATCGGCTATGCTTTTGATGCAAACAAGCCGATAGCCGGACTGTCCGAATGCGACGAGATTCAGGCGATCATCGTATCCCACGAGCAATCTCCCTTCAACAAAAACCCGCTGCTCACAAAGCTTACAGCAAGCGGAAATATTACGCTGACGAATACGTCTTTTACCCAATGGGCCGATGGCGTCGTTACAAAAGAAAGCATCGACAGCGCGAGGTTCAAAGAGCTGGCGAAGCAGCATTTTGCCTGGAGAGACTGGGATTCGTACGAATGA
- a CDS encoding SMR family transporter — protein sequence MPSIVLILISVLLSASGQIAMKMGASSLSGNNDMLLLKFLHYFTNLPIMAGLALYGLSAFIWIAALEKVQLSYAYPMAALGYVLVAGLSFLIFHEPLSLTRIVGLAIIVVGVVVISQS from the coding sequence ATGCCATCTATCGTTCTCATCCTCATCTCGGTGCTGCTCAGCGCCAGCGGTCAGATTGCCATGAAAATGGGGGCGTCCTCGCTGTCCGGCAACAATGACATGCTGCTGTTGAAGTTTCTGCATTATTTCACCAACCTGCCGATCATGGCGGGGCTTGCGCTTTACGGACTGTCTGCGTTCATCTGGATCGCCGCGCTGGAAAAAGTGCAGCTTTCCTACGCGTATCCCATGGCGGCCCTCGGGTACGTGCTGGTAGCCGGGCTGTCCTTTTTGATCTTTCACGAGCCGCTGTCGCTCACACGTATCGTCGGGCTGGCGATCATCGTCGTTGGCGTGGTTGTCATTTCCCAATCGTAA
- a CDS encoding decaprenyl-phosphate phosphoribosyltransferase has translation MGVTSNSVKVDVKTASRFRQNIVYLLIRQLRPHQWTKNLLVFAALLFSLHKVSTDVIGKSLFAFLLFCFVSGCVYILNDFVDIKNDRNHPEKRFRPMASGTLPPALALAFGALLLAGSLFSAFYFDRLFGVVLAVYFVLNVAYSLKLKHVVILDVMIISAGFVLRAIGGSLMINTPFTPWFLLCTMLLALFLAISKRRHELLLLQADKGTHRKVLDSYSSELLNQLNTIVTTATIISYSLFTFTSGRTIHLMWTIPFVIFGIFRYLYLITITDKGGSPEKVLLQDKPILITVVLYAITVAGIIYTFEY, from the coding sequence ATGGGGGTAACATCTAATTCCGTAAAAGTTGACGTGAAAACGGCTTCCCGCTTCCGGCAAAATATCGTCTACCTGCTGATTCGTCAATTGCGCCCACACCAGTGGACGAAAAATTTGCTCGTCTTCGCAGCACTGCTCTTTTCCTTGCACAAAGTCAGCACGGATGTCATTGGCAAATCGTTGTTCGCGTTTTTGTTGTTCTGCTTTGTATCCGGCTGCGTCTACATCCTGAACGACTTCGTGGACATCAAAAACGACCGGAACCACCCGGAAAAGCGGTTTCGGCCCATGGCCTCCGGCACCCTGCCGCCTGCGCTTGCCCTGGCGTTTGGTGCGCTGCTGTTGGCTGGCTCGCTTTTTTCCGCCTTTTACTTTGATCGGTTGTTCGGGGTTGTCCTCGCTGTTTATTTTGTGCTCAATGTCGCCTATTCGCTCAAGCTCAAGCACGTAGTCATTCTCGACGTCATGATTATTTCCGCAGGGTTTGTGCTGCGGGCCATCGGCGGCAGCCTGATGATTAACACGCCGTTCACGCCGTGGTTTTTGCTCTGCACCATGCTGCTGGCCCTGTTTTTGGCGATCAGCAAACGGCGCCACGAGCTGCTTCTGCTGCAAGCGGACAAAGGAACGCATCGCAAAGTACTGGACAGCTATTCGTCCGAATTGTTGAATCAGCTCAATACAATTGTCACTACGGCGACGATTATCAGCTACAGCTTGTTCACCTTTACTTCGGGACGCACGATTCATCTGATGTGGACAATCCCGTTCGTGATCTTCGGCATTTTCCGCTACCTGTACCTGATTACGATCACAGACAAAGGCGGCAGTCCTGAAAAAGTGCTGCTGCAGGACAAGCCGATTCTCATCACAGTCGTGCTCTACGCCATCACCGTAGCGGGCATCATTTACACCTTTGAATATTAA
- a CDS encoding aldehyde dehydrogenase family protein: MKKHLYINGQWKEATEYAPLYSPYSGELLAEVAQANEADVDEAIRAASAAAKVMAKLPASQRALILEKAVAIMEARKEELAVILAQEAAKPLRTGRVEIARTIQTYKFAAEEAKRIHGETVPLDAAPGGEGRLAFTVRKPIGVVGAITPFNFPFNLVAHKVGPAIAAGNTVVLKPASQTPLSSLILADIFAEAGLPAGALNILPGKGAVVGEKLVSDSRIAAITFTGSPAVGIAMKNKAGLKRVTLELGSNSAVIIDHDVEITPALVDRCVTGAFSFSGQVCISLQRVYVHQSKYEQFLEKFKAATEKLVLGDPLQEATDMSSVISAKDHERMGAWVQEAVDAGARVVTGGKAVSDRLFAPTILTNVSSHSSVSCQEVFGPIVVVTPFETMDEAIAAVNDSRFGLQAGIYTSDIHAAMRAAEELEVGGVMINDIPTFRVDNMPYGGVKDSGFGREGIKYAVEELTELKLIAIKL, encoded by the coding sequence ATGAAAAAGCATCTGTATATCAACGGTCAATGGAAAGAAGCAACGGAATACGCGCCGCTGTACTCGCCTTATTCCGGCGAGCTGCTGGCAGAGGTCGCCCAGGCGAACGAGGCGGATGTCGACGAGGCGATCCGCGCGGCCAGCGCCGCAGCAAAAGTGATGGCGAAGCTGCCAGCGAGCCAGCGGGCGCTGATTTTGGAAAAAGCGGTGGCGATCATGGAAGCGCGCAAAGAGGAGCTGGCTGTGATTCTCGCCCAGGAAGCTGCCAAACCGCTGCGCACGGGACGGGTCGAGATCGCCCGCACGATTCAGACGTACAAATTCGCGGCAGAGGAAGCAAAGCGGATTCACGGGGAAACCGTACCGCTCGATGCGGCTCCGGGAGGCGAGGGACGACTCGCTTTTACCGTGCGCAAGCCGATCGGCGTGGTCGGGGCGATTACGCCATTCAACTTCCCGTTTAACCTGGTTGCCCACAAAGTAGGTCCGGCGATTGCGGCAGGAAATACGGTCGTACTGAAGCCAGCCAGTCAGACTCCGCTCAGCTCGCTGATTTTGGCCGATATTTTTGCCGAGGCCGGATTGCCGGCCGGCGCGTTGAACATCCTTCCGGGAAAAGGCGCGGTCGTAGGCGAAAAGCTCGTCAGCGACAGCCGGATCGCCGCGATTACGTTTACGGGCAGTCCTGCGGTCGGGATTGCGATGAAAAACAAGGCAGGTCTGAAACGCGTGACATTGGAGCTTGGCTCCAACTCCGCGGTCATTATCGACCACGACGTAGAGATCACGCCAGCGTTGGTCGATCGCTGCGTGACAGGAGCCTTCTCCTTTAGCGGTCAGGTGTGCATCTCGCTGCAACGCGTCTACGTTCACCAGAGCAAGTACGAACAGTTTCTGGAAAAGTTCAAGGCAGCGACAGAAAAGCTCGTGCTGGGTGACCCGCTGCAGGAGGCAACCGACATGTCCTCCGTCATTTCCGCCAAAGATCATGAGCGGATGGGGGCGTGGGTACAGGAAGCGGTTGACGCCGGAGCGCGCGTCGTAACAGGCGGCAAAGCCGTGAGCGACCGACTTTTTGCCCCTACGATCCTGACCAACGTGAGCAGCCATTCCTCCGTGTCTTGCCAGGAGGTGTTTGGGCCAATCGTTGTCGTCACGCCGTTTGAGACGATGGACGAGGCGATTGCGGCAGTAAACGACTCCCGTTTCGGCCTGCAAGCAGGGATTTACACGAGCGATATTCATGCAGCCATGCGCGCAGCAGAAGAGCTGGAAGTGGGCGGCGTGATGATTAACGACATCCCGACCTTCCGGGTGGATAACATGCCATACGGTGGCGTGAAGGACAGCGGCTTTGGCCGCGAAGGCATCAAGTATGCCGTCGAAGAGTTGACAGAGCTGAAACTGATTGCGATCAAGCTGTAG
- a CDS encoding sigma-54 interaction domain-containing protein — MNNEESRARWMSRVLEGIVETSRDHLLITDPEGYIQLVGDSSYEMYGIGKDELLGKNVIELEKEKVFSPSVTRKVMDTKTPQTMMQEIPGGRKLMVTAYPLWNADGSMHSVISYSHDLTEILELKRRYESLTEQLKQFESEIEELREKNQEGFVAVSQPMRDIDRLIKKVAMVDSTVLILGESGVGKNVIAREIHRNSRRFGGQFVEINCGSIPEGLLESELFGYEAGAFTGAGKQGKQGIIEMANQGTLFLDELGELPLTLQAKLLKVIQEKRLQRVGSMQYRDVDFRLIAATNRDLEKMVKEGKFRQDLYFRLNVVPIHVPALRNRPEDIAALLKLVVRTLNERYGMNKRLDAAATHALMQYAWPGNVRELENVLERMVVTADEDVITPQHLPAEIRAVGEEQAAMEPSVAASRMSLRDALEQVEEKWLRHAAERCRTTAEMAEFLGISQPSVVRKLQKYRIRST, encoded by the coding sequence ATGAATAATGAAGAGAGCCGGGCGCGATGGATGAGCCGCGTGCTGGAAGGCATTGTGGAGACGTCGCGCGATCATCTGCTCATCACGGACCCGGAAGGCTACATTCAGCTAGTCGGGGATTCGTCCTACGAAATGTACGGGATCGGCAAAGACGAGCTGCTGGGCAAAAACGTCATCGAGCTGGAAAAAGAAAAAGTATTTTCGCCTTCCGTCACGCGCAAGGTCATGGATACGAAGACCCCGCAGACGATGATGCAGGAAATCCCCGGGGGCCGCAAGCTGATGGTGACGGCCTATCCGTTGTGGAATGCCGATGGGAGCATGCATTCGGTCATCAGTTATTCGCACGATTTGACGGAAATTTTGGAATTGAAGCGTCGCTACGAGAGCCTGACCGAGCAATTGAAGCAGTTTGAATCCGAGATCGAGGAGCTGCGCGAGAAAAACCAGGAGGGCTTCGTGGCTGTCAGTCAGCCGATGCGCGACATTGACCGCCTCATCAAAAAGGTGGCGATGGTCGACTCGACCGTGCTCATTCTGGGGGAATCAGGGGTCGGGAAAAACGTGATCGCGCGCGAGATTCACCGCAACAGCCGTCGCTTTGGCGGACAGTTCGTGGAAATCAACTGCGGGTCGATTCCGGAAGGGCTGCTGGAGTCGGAGCTGTTCGGCTACGAGGCAGGCGCGTTTACGGGCGCAGGCAAGCAGGGCAAGCAAGGGATTATCGAGATGGCGAATCAGGGGACGCTGTTTTTGGACGAGTTGGGGGAGTTGCCGCTGACTTTGCAGGCCAAGCTGCTGAAGGTAATTCAGGAAAAACGGCTGCAGCGCGTGGGCAGCATGCAGTACCGGGACGTGGATTTTCGCCTGATTGCCGCGACCAACCGCGACCTGGAGAAGATGGTCAAGGAAGGCAAGTTTCGCCAGGACCTGTATTTCCGGCTGAACGTCGTGCCGATTCATGTGCCCGCCCTGCGCAATCGGCCAGAGGATATTGCCGCGCTGTTGAAGCTTGTCGTGCGCACGCTCAATGAGCGGTACGGAATGAACAAGCGGCTTGATGCAGCGGCGACCCACGCCTTGATGCAGTACGCCTGGCCGGGGAACGTGCGGGAGCTGGAAAACGTCCTGGAGCGGATGGTCGTGACGGCGGACGAAGACGTGATTACGCCGCAGCATCTGCCTGCCGAAATCCGGGCGGTCGGAGAGGAGCAGGCAGCGATGGAGCCGAGTGTAGCGGCATCGAGAATGTCGCTGCGGGATGCGCTGGAGCAGGTGGAGGAAAAATGGCTGCGCCATGCGGCAGAGCGCTGCCGGACGACAGCAGAGATGGCGGAGTTTCTCGGCATCAGCCAGCCGTCTGTCGTGCGCAAGCTGCAAAAATACCGGATTCGTTCCACTTGA